Proteins encoded by one window of Panicum virgatum strain AP13 chromosome 7N, P.virgatum_v5, whole genome shotgun sequence:
- the LOC120682961 gene encoding uncharacterized protein LOC120682961 gives MLPDARDAVRTHALSRRWRALWTRVAALRFDSNRWRREFREPGGPGRFVAFVDHALAHRAAQKEPALEHLEISFDMVEPREEASSSKALKQPVPPSVIEAAQGWIQYAMQHAVKSLNFKLILPSPSIKQPDDYDTYYSRHPVMILDELVSSAKLETMRLNLSSVRLRLPSTQAFASLTDLSLENMMLEAGGARLLARLVSSACCKISLTDSSTCI, from the coding sequence ATGCTGCCCGACGCGAGGGACGCCGTGCGCACCCACGCGCtctcgcggcggtggcgcgcgctcTGGACGCGCGTCGCCGCCCTCCGCTTCGACTCCAACAGATGGCGGCGGGAGTTCAGGGAGCCCGGCGGCCCCGGGCGGTTCGTCGCCTTCGTCGACCACGCCCTCGCGCACCGCGCTGCCCAGAAGGAGCCCGCGCTCGAGCACCTGGAGATCTCGTTCGACATGGTCGAACCCCGAGAAGAAGCATCATCATCAAAGGCTTTAAAGCAGCCGGTGCCTCCGTCGGTCATCGAAGCCGCGCAGGGGTGGATCCAATACGCTATGCAGCACGcggtgaaatctttaaacttcAAGTTGATTCTGCCGTCGCCTTCCATTAAACAACCCGACGACTACGACACTTACTACAGTAGGCATCCTGTGATGATCCTTGACGAGCTAGTAAGCTCCGCGAAGCTGGAGACCATGCGCTTGAACTTGAGTTCCGTCAGACTTCGGCTGCCCTCGACACAAGCGTTCGCGTCCCTCACGGATCTCTCACTTGAAAACATGATGCTTGAAGCTGGTGGCGCCCGCCTGCTTGCCCGCCTCGTGTCGTCGGCGTGTTGCAAAATTTCTCTGACTGACTCATCCACATGCATATAG